In a single window of the Zea mays cultivar B73 chromosome 5, Zm-B73-REFERENCE-NAM-5.0, whole genome shotgun sequence genome:
- the LOC103628489 gene encoding protein disulfide-isomerase encodes MNLKQCFLFFTLDFRSKPSFEDSNDNDVVLKPAIDVAEQLHVPQYKEVTLDDKDLRYGAEKELGANGHNLDWCDSVQEDELSIVLSMALDCLVVITFVGASDLAETELSLKAMWDLMLSNRTCKCGHCKKLALEYENVAKALSKHDPPIVLAKVDANEEKNMPLATKYEVQGFPTIKIFRDQGKNIQEYNGPREADGIVDYLKKQVGPASKEIKSPEDAAALIDDKKIYIVGIFAEFSGTEFTNFMEVAEKLRSDYDLLGSYSYLINIWQWALLSIL; translated from the exons ATGAACCTTAAACaatgttttcttttctttactttgGATTTCAGATCAAAACCTTCTTTTGAAGATAGTAATGACAATGATGTTGTTCTAAAGCCTGCGATTGATGTGGCTGAGCAATTGCATGTGCCTCAGTATAAAGAAGTGACGCTTGATGATAAAGACTTGAGG TATGGTGCTGAAAAGGAGCTTGGAGCAAATGGCCACAACCTTGACTGGTGtgatagtgttcaagaggatgagCTGAGCATTGTTTTATCTATG GCACTTGATTGTTTGGTTGTCATCACATTTGTTGGAGCATCTGATCTGGCTGAAACAGAGTTATCTTTGAAAGCCATGTGGGAT CTAATGTTGTCAAATCGAACCTGCAAGTGTGGGCACTGCAAGAAACTTGCTCTAGAG TATGAGAATGTGGCCAAGGCACTTAGCAAGCATGACCCACCGATTGTTCTCGCTAAGGTTGATGCTAACGAGGAGAAGAACATGCCACTTGCTACCAAGTACGAGGTCCAAGGGTTCCCAACCATCAAGATCTTCAGGGACCAGGGGAAGAACATTCAGGAATATAATGGCCCTAGGGAGGCTGATGGCATTGTGGATTACTTGAAGAAGCAGGTTGGCCCTGCGTCCAAGGAGATCAAGTCACCGGAAGATGCGGCGGCCCTTATCGATGACAAGAAGATCTACATT GTTGGTATCTTCGCTGAATTCAGCGGCACCGAATTTACAAACTTCATGGAGGTCGCAGAGAAGCTGAGGTCTGACTACGACTTGCTTGGTTCCTACTCCTACCTTATAAATATTTGGCAATGGGCATTGCTCAGTATACTTTGA